From a region of the Mauremys mutica isolate MM-2020 ecotype Southern chromosome 12, ASM2049712v1, whole genome shotgun sequence genome:
- the PBX2 gene encoding pre-B-cell leukemia transcription factor 2 isoform X1 has product MEEQGRLLPPPGRPEPGEPRRQELGEILQQIMGITEQSLDEAQAKKHALNCHRMKPALFTVLCEIKEKTGLSVRSSQEEEPVDPQLMRLDNMLLAEGVAGPEKGGGSAAAAAAAAAASGGVSPDNSIEHSDYRNKLAQIRQIYHAELEKYEQACNEFTTHVMNLLREQSRTRPVAPREIERMVGIIHRKFSSIQMQLKQSTCEAVMILRSRFLDARRKRRNFSKQATEVLNEYFYSHLSNPYPSEEAKEQLAKQCGITVSQVSNWFGNKRIRYKKNIGKFQEEANIYTVKPAGSVTHGTQSGGDSPPTPSSAGSGGSFNLSSSSDMFLGLPGLNGDTYPPSQVESLRHSMSQGPYGEGLAPGQLYSPRDVRANGGWQEAATPSSVTSPTEGPGSVHSDTSN; this is encoded by the exons atggaggagcaggggcggctgctgcccccccccggccggcccgAGCCCGGCGAGCCCCGGCGCCAGGAGCTCGGCGAGATCCTGCAGCAGATCATGGGCATCACGGAGCAGAGCCTGGACGAGGCGCAGGCCAA GAAACACGCCCTGAACTGCCACCGCATGAAGCCGGCGCTGTTCACCGTCCTGTGCGAGATCAAGGAGAAGACAG ggctCAGCGTGcggagcagccaggaggaggagcCGGTGGACCCGCAGCTGATGCGCCTGGACAACATGCTGCTGGCCGAGGGGGTGGCCGGGCCCGAGAAGGGGGGCggctcggcggcggcggcggcggcggcggcggcggcctcgGGGGGCGTCTCCCCCGATAACTCCATCGAGCACTCGGATTATCGCAACAAGCTGGCGCAGATCCGGCAGATCTACCACGCCGAGCTGGAGAAATACGAGCAG gcGTGTAACGAGTTCACGACCCACGTGATGAACCTGCTGCGGGAGCAGAGCCGCACGCGCCCGGTGGCGCCGCGGGAGATCGAGCGGATGGTCGGGATCATTCACCGCAAGTTCAGCTCCATCCAGATGCAGCTGAAACAGAGCACGTGCGAGGCCGTCATGATCCTGCGCTCCCGCTTCCTGGACGCCAG GCGGAAGCGCCGGAACTTCAGCAAGCAGGCGACCGAGGTGCTGAACGAGTATTTCTACTCCCACCTGAGCAACCCCTACCCCAGCGAGGAGGCCAAGGAGCAGCTGGCCAAGCAGTGCGGGATCACCGTCTCCcag gtctccAACTGGTTTGGCAACAAGCGCATTCGCTATAAGAAGAACATTGGTAAGTTCCAGGAGGAGGCGAATATTTACACCGTGAAACCCGCCGGGAGCGTCACCCACGGGACCCAGAGCGGGGGCGACTCCCCGCCCACCCCCTCCTCCGCAG ggtccGGCGGCTCCTTCAACCTCTCCAGCTCCAGTGACATGTTCCTGGGGCTACCCGGACTCAACGGGGACACGTACCCCccctcccag gtggAGTCTCTGCGTCACTCCATGAGCCAGGGGCCGTATGGGGAGGGCCTGGCGCCCGGCCAGCTGTACAGCCCCCGGGACGTGAGG GCTAACGGCGGGTGGCAGGAAGCCGCTACCCCCTCCTCGGTGACGTCCCCCACAGAGGGACCCGGCAGCGTCCACTCCGACACCTCCAACTGA
- the PBX2 gene encoding pre-B-cell leukemia transcription factor 2 isoform X2: MEEQGRLLPPPGRPEPGEPRRQELGEILQQIMGITEQSLDEAQAKKHALNCHRMKPALFTVLCEIKEKTGLSVRSSQEEEPVDPQLMRLDNMLLAEGVAGPEKGGGSAAAAAAAAAASGGVSPDNSIEHSDYRNKLAQIRQIYHAELEKYEQACNEFTTHVMNLLREQSRTRPVAPREIERMVGIIHRKFSSIQMQLKQSTCEAVMILRSRFLDARRKRRNFSKQATEVLNEYFYSHLSNPYPSEEAKEQLAKQCGITVSQVSNWFGNKRIRYKKNIGSGGSFNLSSSSDMFLGLPGLNGDTYPPSQVESLRHSMSQGPYGEGLAPGQLYSPRDVRANGGWQEAATPSSVTSPTEGPGSVHSDTSN; encoded by the exons atggaggagcaggggcggctgctgcccccccccggccggcccgAGCCCGGCGAGCCCCGGCGCCAGGAGCTCGGCGAGATCCTGCAGCAGATCATGGGCATCACGGAGCAGAGCCTGGACGAGGCGCAGGCCAA GAAACACGCCCTGAACTGCCACCGCATGAAGCCGGCGCTGTTCACCGTCCTGTGCGAGATCAAGGAGAAGACAG ggctCAGCGTGcggagcagccaggaggaggagcCGGTGGACCCGCAGCTGATGCGCCTGGACAACATGCTGCTGGCCGAGGGGGTGGCCGGGCCCGAGAAGGGGGGCggctcggcggcggcggcggcggcggcggcggcggcctcgGGGGGCGTCTCCCCCGATAACTCCATCGAGCACTCGGATTATCGCAACAAGCTGGCGCAGATCCGGCAGATCTACCACGCCGAGCTGGAGAAATACGAGCAG gcGTGTAACGAGTTCACGACCCACGTGATGAACCTGCTGCGGGAGCAGAGCCGCACGCGCCCGGTGGCGCCGCGGGAGATCGAGCGGATGGTCGGGATCATTCACCGCAAGTTCAGCTCCATCCAGATGCAGCTGAAACAGAGCACGTGCGAGGCCGTCATGATCCTGCGCTCCCGCTTCCTGGACGCCAG GCGGAAGCGCCGGAACTTCAGCAAGCAGGCGACCGAGGTGCTGAACGAGTATTTCTACTCCCACCTGAGCAACCCCTACCCCAGCGAGGAGGCCAAGGAGCAGCTGGCCAAGCAGTGCGGGATCACCGTCTCCcag gtctccAACTGGTTTGGCAACAAGCGCATTCGCTATAAGAAGAACATTG ggtccGGCGGCTCCTTCAACCTCTCCAGCTCCAGTGACATGTTCCTGGGGCTACCCGGACTCAACGGGGACACGTACCCCccctcccag gtggAGTCTCTGCGTCACTCCATGAGCCAGGGGCCGTATGGGGAGGGCCTGGCGCCCGGCCAGCTGTACAGCCCCCGGGACGTGAGG GCTAACGGCGGGTGGCAGGAAGCCGCTACCCCCTCCTCGGTGACGTCCCCCACAGAGGGACCCGGCAGCGTCCACTCCGACACCTCCAACTGA
- the GPSM3 gene encoding G-protein-signaling modulator 3 isoform X1, producing MGPAPAEVSTGGQRDGHPHISAPHISAPFLFQAMASLESEGAAGDEAQLGPPSPASLGGSAPKTDPLVPADEAVAERDPGGVPVGRDWSSSDPPVPDGSDAPTPTEADPLDPFDRERLFDLLFRSQSRRLNEQRCPLPGLRGAPRHDPARPWRSLPGTPTEGLLGAAGKFCSLTSLQAEQFFELVATAQARRLDDQRADFAGDPGAEEGAKGPPEPPDQGEELYSTILTHQSQRLEEQRSDPPIPLGAQELFDLLLRVQGGRMEEQRSELPPALLPHPC from the exons ATGGGGCCGGCCCCGGCCGAGGTGAGCACCGGGGGGCAGCGGGATGGGCACCCCCATATCTCTGCCCCCCacatctctgcccccttcctgttCCAGGCCATGGCTAGTTTGGAGAGTGAGGGGGCGGCAGGGGACgaggcccagctgggcccccccagcccagcttccTTGGGGGGCTCGGCCCCCAAGACCGACCCCCTGGTGCCCGCAGACGAGGCCGTTGCAGAGAGGGACCCCGGGGGTGTCCCGGTGGGACGGGACTGGAGCAGCAGCGACCCCCCCGTCCCGGACGGATCCGACGCCCCCACACCGACAGAG GCCGACCCCCTGGACCCCTTCGACCGGGAGCGTCTCTTCGACCTGCTCTTCCGCTCCCAGAGCCGGCGGCTGAACGAGCAGCGCTGCCCCCTGCCCGGCCTGCGGGGGGCGCCCCGCCACGACCCCGCCCGGCCCTGGCGCTCGCTGCCCGGGACCCCCACCGAGGGGCTGCTGGGGGCCGCTG ggaagTTCTGCTCGCTCACCTCGCTGCAGGCTGAGCAGTTCTTCGAGCTGGTGGCCACGGCCCAGGCCCGGCGGCTGGACGACCAGCGGGCCGACTTTGCGGGGGACCCCGGGGCCGAAGAGGGGGCCAAGGGCCCCCCGGAGCCCCCTGACCAGGGGGAGGAGCTGTACAGCACCATCCTCACCCATCAG agccagcggCTGGAGGAGCAGCGCAGCGACCCCCCCATCCCGCTGGGGGCCCAGGAGCTCTTCGACCTGCTGCTGCGGGTGCAGGGGGGACGCATGGAGGAGCAGCGCTCGgagctcccccccgccctgctgccccacccctgctga
- the GPSM3 gene encoding G-protein-signaling modulator 3 isoform X2, which translates to MASLESEGAAGDEAQLGPPSPASLGGSAPKTDPLVPADEAVAERDPGGVPVGRDWSSSDPPVPDGSDAPTPTEADPLDPFDRERLFDLLFRSQSRRLNEQRCPLPGLRGAPRHDPARPWRSLPGTPTEGLLGAAGKFCSLTSLQAEQFFELVATAQARRLDDQRADFAGDPGAEEGAKGPPEPPDQGEELYSTILTHQSQRLEEQRSDPPIPLGAQELFDLLLRVQGGRMEEQRSELPPALLPHPC; encoded by the exons ATGGCTAGTTTGGAGAGTGAGGGGGCGGCAGGGGACgaggcccagctgggcccccccagcccagcttccTTGGGGGGCTCGGCCCCCAAGACCGACCCCCTGGTGCCCGCAGACGAGGCCGTTGCAGAGAGGGACCCCGGGGGTGTCCCGGTGGGACGGGACTGGAGCAGCAGCGACCCCCCCGTCCCGGACGGATCCGACGCCCCCACACCGACAGAG GCCGACCCCCTGGACCCCTTCGACCGGGAGCGTCTCTTCGACCTGCTCTTCCGCTCCCAGAGCCGGCGGCTGAACGAGCAGCGCTGCCCCCTGCCCGGCCTGCGGGGGGCGCCCCGCCACGACCCCGCCCGGCCCTGGCGCTCGCTGCCCGGGACCCCCACCGAGGGGCTGCTGGGGGCCGCTG ggaagTTCTGCTCGCTCACCTCGCTGCAGGCTGAGCAGTTCTTCGAGCTGGTGGCCACGGCCCAGGCCCGGCGGCTGGACGACCAGCGGGCCGACTTTGCGGGGGACCCCGGGGCCGAAGAGGGGGCCAAGGGCCCCCCGGAGCCCCCTGACCAGGGGGAGGAGCTGTACAGCACCATCCTCACCCATCAG agccagcggCTGGAGGAGCAGCGCAGCGACCCCCCCATCCCGCTGGGGGCCCAGGAGCTCTTCGACCTGCTGCTGCGGGTGCAGGGGGGACGCATGGAGGAGCAGCGCTCGgagctcccccccgccctgctgccccacccctgctga